Proteins from a single region of Thamnophis elegans isolate rThaEle1 chromosome 17, rThaEle1.pri, whole genome shotgun sequence:
- the PI4KB gene encoding phosphatidylinositol 4-kinase beta isoform X1, whose translation MSHSTAEDPPPGEETPAETSAPVAPPGDSGGPALGVITEGVGELAVIDPEVAQKACQEVLEKVKLMHCVSPDGSIRAKDRKGGGRWPGLNGDCCEIKCLDDPPEKIWEEDEQPPNSVKGVRLRQKNNSAKQSWLLRLFESKLFDISMAISYLYNSKEPGVQAYIGNRLFYFRHEEVGFYLPQLLNMYIHMDEDVGDAIKPYIVHRCRQSINFSLQCALLLGAYSSDMHISTQRHSRGTKLRKLILSDELKPAARKRELPPLGPAPEAGLSPTKRTHQRSKSDATVSVSLGSNLKRTASNPKVENEEEELSSSSESLDRTFCSPVRLAPEREFIKSLMAIGKRLTTLPTKEQKTQRLISELSLLNHKLPARVWLPTAGFDHHVVRVPHTQAVVLNSKDKAPYLIYVEVLECENFDTTNVPARIPENRIRSTRSVENLPECGITYEQRASSFTTVPNYDNDDEAWSVDDIGELQVELPELHTSSCDNISQFSVDSITSQESKEPVFIAAGDIRRRLSEQLAHTPTSFKRDPEDPSAVALKEPWQEKVRRIREGSPYGHLPNWRLLSMIVKCGDDLRQELLAFQVLKQLQAIWEQERVPLWIKPYKILVISADSGMIEPVVNAVSIHQVKKQSQLSLLDFFLQEHGQFTSEGFLTAQRNFVQSCAGYCLVCYLLQVKDRHNGNILLDAHGHIIHIDFGFILSSSPRNLGFETSAFKLTAEFVDVMGGIGGDMFNYFKMLMLQGLIAARKHMDKVVQIVEIMQQGSQLPCFHGSSTIRNLKERFHMNMTEEQLQVLIEQLVDGSMRSLTTKLYDGFQYLTNGIM comes from the exons ATGAGTCACTCCACCGCAGAAGACCCCCCTCCGGGAGAGGAGACCCCAGCGGAGACCTCGGCCCCCGTGGCGCCCCCGGGAGACAGCGGTGGGCCGGCCCTGGGGGTCATCACGGAAGGGGTGGGCGAGCTGGCCGTGATCGACCCCGAGGTGGCCCAGAAGGCCTGCCAGGAGGTCCTGGAGAAGGTCAAGCTGATGCACTGCGTCTCGCCGGACGGCTCCATCCGGGCCAAGGACAGGAAGGGCGGGGGCCGCTGGCCGGGGCTGAACGGCGACTGCTGCGAGATCAAGTGCCTGGACGACCCCCCCGAGAAGATCTGGGAGGAGGACGAGCAGCCCCCCAACTCCGTCAAGGGCGTCCGGCTGCGCCAGAAGAACAACTCGGCCAAGCAGTCGTGGCTGCTGCGGCTCTTCGAGTCCAAGCTCTTCGACATCTCCATGGCCATCTCCTACCTCTACAACTCCAAGGAGCCCGGCGTGCAGGCCTACATCGGCAACCGGCTCTTCTACTTCCGCCACGAGGAGGTCGGCTTCTACCTGCCGCAGCTGCTCAACATGTACATCCACATGGACGAGGACGTGGGCGACGCCATCAAGCCCTACATCGTGCACCGCTGCCGGCAGAGCATCAACTTCTCCCTGCAGTGCGCCCTGCTGCTGGGCGCCTACTCCTCCGACATGCACATCTCCACCCAGCGCCACTCGCGCGGCACCAAGCTGCGCAAGCTCATCCTCTCCGACGAGCTGAAGCCGGCCGCCCGGAAGAGGGAGCTTCCCCCGCTGGGGCCGGCCCCCGAGGCCGGGCTCTCCCCCACCAAGCGGACTCACCAGCGCTCCAAGTCGGACGCCACCGTCAGCGTCAGCCTGGGCAGCAACCTGAAGCGCACCGCCAGCAACCCCAAGGTGGAGAACGAGGAGGAG GAACTCTCATCGAGCTCAGAAAGTCTCGATAGAACATTTTGTTCC CCCGTCCGCCTGGCCCCCGAGCGGGAGTTCATCAAGTCGCTGATGGCCATCGGGAAGCGGCTGACCACTCTGCCCACCAAGGAGCAGAAGACGCAGAGGCTCATCTCCGAGCTCTCCCTGCTCAACCACAAGCTGCCCGCCCGGGTCTGGCTGCCCACCGCCGGCTTCGACCACCACGTGGTACGAGTGCCCCACACCCAGGCGGTGGTCCTGAACTCCAAGGACAAG GCTCCCTACTTGATCTACGTGGAAGTACTTGAGTGCGAAAACTTTGACACCACGAACGTCCCAGCCCGGATCCCCGAGAACCGGATCCGCAGCACCCGCTCGGTGGAGAACCTTCCCGAGTGCGGCATCACCTACGAGCAGCGCGCCAGCAGCTTCACCACCGTGCCCAACTACGACAACGACGACGAGGCCTGGTCTGTGGACGACATCGGGGAGCTGCAGGTGGAG CTGCCCGAGTTACACACCAGTAGCTGCGACAACATCTCGCAATTCTCGGTGGACAGCATCACCAGCCAGGAGAGCAAAGAACCGGTTTTCATTGCTGCAGGAGACATCAG GCGGCGTCTCTCTGAGCAGCTGGCCCACACGCCCACCTCCTTCAAGAGGGACCCCGAAGACCCCTCGGCCGTCGCCCTGAAGGAGCCCTGGCAGGAGAAAGTGAG GCGGATCCGAGAGGGCTCCCCTTACGGCCACCTGCCCAACTGGCGGCTCCTGTCCATGATTGTCAAGTGCGGGGACGACCTCCGGCAGGAGCTGCTGGCCTTCCAAGTCCTCAAGCAGCTGCag GCCATCTGGGAGCAGGAGAGAGTCCCGCTGTGGATCAAGCCTTACAAAATCCTGGTCATCTCCGCCGACAGCGGCATGATCGAGCCGGTGGTCAACGCCGTCTCCATCCACCAGGTGAAGAAGCAGTCCCAGCTCTCCCTGCTGGACTTCTTCCTGCAGGAGCACGGCCAGTTCACCTCCGAGGGCTTCCTCACCGCCCAGCGCAACTTCGTCCAGAGCTGCGCCGGCTACTGCCTGGTCTGCTACCTGCTGCAGGTGAAGGACAG gcacaACGGCAACATCCTGCTGGACGCGCACGGCCACATCATCCACATCGACTTCGGCTTCATCCTCTCCAGCTCCCCCCGTAATCTGGGTTTCGAAACCTCGGCCTTCAAACTGACCGCCGAGTTTGTGGAT GTGATGGGCGGCATTGGGGGAGACATGTTCAACTACTTCAAGATGTTGATGCTGCAGGGCCTGATCGCCGCTCGCAAACACATGGACAAGGTGGTGCAGATCGTGGAGATCATGCAGCAAG gctCCCAGCTTCCTTGCTTCCACGGCTCCAGCACCATCCGGAACCTGAAGGAGCGCTTCCACATGAACATGACGGAGGAGCAGCTGCAGGTGCTGATCGAACAGCTGGTGGACGGAAGCATGCGCTCGCTCACCACCAAGCTCTACGACGGCTTCCAGTACCTCACCAACGGCATCATGTGA
- the PI4KB gene encoding phosphatidylinositol 4-kinase beta isoform X2 yields the protein MSHSTAEDPPPGEETPAETSAPVAPPGDSGGPALGVITEGVGELAVIDPEVAQKACQEVLEKVKLMHCVSPDGSIRAKDRKGGGRWPGLNGDCCEIKCLDDPPEKIWEEDEQPPNSVKGVRLRQKNNSAKQSWLLRLFESKLFDISMAISYLYNSKEPGVQAYIGNRLFYFRHEEVGFYLPQLLNMYIHMDEDVGDAIKPYIVHRCRQSINFSLQCALLLGAYSSDMHISTQRHSRGTKLRKLILSDELKPAARKRELPPLGPAPEAGLSPTKRTHQRSKSDATVSVSLGSNLKRTASNPKVENEEEPVRLAPEREFIKSLMAIGKRLTTLPTKEQKTQRLISELSLLNHKLPARVWLPTAGFDHHVVRVPHTQAVVLNSKDKAPYLIYVEVLECENFDTTNVPARIPENRIRSTRSVENLPECGITYEQRASSFTTVPNYDNDDEAWSVDDIGELQVELPELHTSSCDNISQFSVDSITSQESKEPVFIAAGDIRRRLSEQLAHTPTSFKRDPEDPSAVALKEPWQEKVRRIREGSPYGHLPNWRLLSMIVKCGDDLRQELLAFQVLKQLQAIWEQERVPLWIKPYKILVISADSGMIEPVVNAVSIHQVKKQSQLSLLDFFLQEHGQFTSEGFLTAQRNFVQSCAGYCLVCYLLQVKDRHNGNILLDAHGHIIHIDFGFILSSSPRNLGFETSAFKLTAEFVDVMGGIGGDMFNYFKMLMLQGLIAARKHMDKVVQIVEIMQQGSQLPCFHGSSTIRNLKERFHMNMTEEQLQVLIEQLVDGSMRSLTTKLYDGFQYLTNGIM from the exons ATGAGTCACTCCACCGCAGAAGACCCCCCTCCGGGAGAGGAGACCCCAGCGGAGACCTCGGCCCCCGTGGCGCCCCCGGGAGACAGCGGTGGGCCGGCCCTGGGGGTCATCACGGAAGGGGTGGGCGAGCTGGCCGTGATCGACCCCGAGGTGGCCCAGAAGGCCTGCCAGGAGGTCCTGGAGAAGGTCAAGCTGATGCACTGCGTCTCGCCGGACGGCTCCATCCGGGCCAAGGACAGGAAGGGCGGGGGCCGCTGGCCGGGGCTGAACGGCGACTGCTGCGAGATCAAGTGCCTGGACGACCCCCCCGAGAAGATCTGGGAGGAGGACGAGCAGCCCCCCAACTCCGTCAAGGGCGTCCGGCTGCGCCAGAAGAACAACTCGGCCAAGCAGTCGTGGCTGCTGCGGCTCTTCGAGTCCAAGCTCTTCGACATCTCCATGGCCATCTCCTACCTCTACAACTCCAAGGAGCCCGGCGTGCAGGCCTACATCGGCAACCGGCTCTTCTACTTCCGCCACGAGGAGGTCGGCTTCTACCTGCCGCAGCTGCTCAACATGTACATCCACATGGACGAGGACGTGGGCGACGCCATCAAGCCCTACATCGTGCACCGCTGCCGGCAGAGCATCAACTTCTCCCTGCAGTGCGCCCTGCTGCTGGGCGCCTACTCCTCCGACATGCACATCTCCACCCAGCGCCACTCGCGCGGCACCAAGCTGCGCAAGCTCATCCTCTCCGACGAGCTGAAGCCGGCCGCCCGGAAGAGGGAGCTTCCCCCGCTGGGGCCGGCCCCCGAGGCCGGGCTCTCCCCCACCAAGCGGACTCACCAGCGCTCCAAGTCGGACGCCACCGTCAGCGTCAGCCTGGGCAGCAACCTGAAGCGCACCGCCAGCAACCCCAAGGTGGAGAACGAGGAGGAG CCCGTCCGCCTGGCCCCCGAGCGGGAGTTCATCAAGTCGCTGATGGCCATCGGGAAGCGGCTGACCACTCTGCCCACCAAGGAGCAGAAGACGCAGAGGCTCATCTCCGAGCTCTCCCTGCTCAACCACAAGCTGCCCGCCCGGGTCTGGCTGCCCACCGCCGGCTTCGACCACCACGTGGTACGAGTGCCCCACACCCAGGCGGTGGTCCTGAACTCCAAGGACAAG GCTCCCTACTTGATCTACGTGGAAGTACTTGAGTGCGAAAACTTTGACACCACGAACGTCCCAGCCCGGATCCCCGAGAACCGGATCCGCAGCACCCGCTCGGTGGAGAACCTTCCCGAGTGCGGCATCACCTACGAGCAGCGCGCCAGCAGCTTCACCACCGTGCCCAACTACGACAACGACGACGAGGCCTGGTCTGTGGACGACATCGGGGAGCTGCAGGTGGAG CTGCCCGAGTTACACACCAGTAGCTGCGACAACATCTCGCAATTCTCGGTGGACAGCATCACCAGCCAGGAGAGCAAAGAACCGGTTTTCATTGCTGCAGGAGACATCAG GCGGCGTCTCTCTGAGCAGCTGGCCCACACGCCCACCTCCTTCAAGAGGGACCCCGAAGACCCCTCGGCCGTCGCCCTGAAGGAGCCCTGGCAGGAGAAAGTGAG GCGGATCCGAGAGGGCTCCCCTTACGGCCACCTGCCCAACTGGCGGCTCCTGTCCATGATTGTCAAGTGCGGGGACGACCTCCGGCAGGAGCTGCTGGCCTTCCAAGTCCTCAAGCAGCTGCag GCCATCTGGGAGCAGGAGAGAGTCCCGCTGTGGATCAAGCCTTACAAAATCCTGGTCATCTCCGCCGACAGCGGCATGATCGAGCCGGTGGTCAACGCCGTCTCCATCCACCAGGTGAAGAAGCAGTCCCAGCTCTCCCTGCTGGACTTCTTCCTGCAGGAGCACGGCCAGTTCACCTCCGAGGGCTTCCTCACCGCCCAGCGCAACTTCGTCCAGAGCTGCGCCGGCTACTGCCTGGTCTGCTACCTGCTGCAGGTGAAGGACAG gcacaACGGCAACATCCTGCTGGACGCGCACGGCCACATCATCCACATCGACTTCGGCTTCATCCTCTCCAGCTCCCCCCGTAATCTGGGTTTCGAAACCTCGGCCTTCAAACTGACCGCCGAGTTTGTGGAT GTGATGGGCGGCATTGGGGGAGACATGTTCAACTACTTCAAGATGTTGATGCTGCAGGGCCTGATCGCCGCTCGCAAACACATGGACAAGGTGGTGCAGATCGTGGAGATCATGCAGCAAG gctCCCAGCTTCCTTGCTTCCACGGCTCCAGCACCATCCGGAACCTGAAGGAGCGCTTCCACATGAACATGACGGAGGAGCAGCTGCAGGTGCTGATCGAACAGCTGGTGGACGGAAGCATGCGCTCGCTCACCACCAAGCTCTACGACGGCTTCCAGTACCTCACCAACGGCATCATGTGA
- the LOC116519949 gene encoding unconventional myosin-Ie-like — protein sequence MGSKERSHWQMQNVKQSGVDDMVLLSKIHEDAIVENLRKRFMDDYIFTYIGPVLISVNPFKQLPYFTDREIDMYQGAAQYENPPHIYALADQMYRNMLIDGENQCVIISGESGAGKTVAAKYIMGYVSKVSGGGPSVQHVKDIILKSNPLLEAFGNAKTVRNNNSSRFGKYFEIQFSRGGEPDGGKIYNFLLEKSRVVSQNSGERNFHIYYQLLEGASQEQRENLGITSPDYYYYLNQSAAYKVDDMNDRQDFQETLAAMGVVGLSEEEQALVLQIVAGILHLGNITFQESGNYAVVESRDFLAFPAYLLAIDQQRLQEKLTSRKMDGKWGGRQEVIDVTLNVEQANFTRDALCKALYARLFDFLVDAVNKAMEKQHQEYNIGVLDIYGFEIFQKNGFEQFCINFVNEKLQQIFIELTLKAEQEEYVQEGIRWSPIDYFNNKVVCDLIENKVNPPGLMSILDDVCATMHAKGEGADHTLLQKLQSALGTHPHFNSWNKGFIIHHYAGKVSYDVEGFCERNRDVLFPDLVELMQSSEIPFIRDLFPESLSTEKKGRPTTAGSKIKKQANSLVSTLMKCSPHYIRCIKPNETKKSRDWEESRVKHQVEYLGLQENIRVRRAGYAYRRVFQKFLQRYAILTRETWPCWRGDERQGVVHLMRSVNMDPDQFQLGRTKVFIKAPESLFLLEEMRERRYDGFARVIQKAWRKHVAVRRNMQMRDEASNLVLNKKERRRNSLNRNFMGDYIGLDNHPELRRFLGRRERVDFADTVTKYDRRFKTVKRDLILTPKFLYLIGREKVKQGAEKGAIREVLKRQLEVERIQSVSLSTLQDDFLILHESQYDTVLESVFKTELLSLLYKRYGERTQRQLPIKFSNQLEFKVKKDGWGPWAAAGSRQIQFQICQGDLALLRTNGKVLVVSIGPGLPRNVRPNRKDTRKSRYSAGGPALGWNAQTSTGPAWGSHSQGARPSFQQRHSITRQGSMEQPSLPRQGASPRARAFPAGPLDLGFMNVPDQGVAGLRRHLSKEAKPVPGGGRAKPKPKPKPHPGLPRCRALYAYDAQDTDELSFNANDVIEIVKEDPSGWWEGRIRGKEGLFPGNYVERI from the exons ATG ggcAGCAAAGAGCGATCCCACTGGCAGATGCAGAATGTCAAGCAGAGCGGAGTGGACGACATGGTCCTCCTCTCGAAGATCCACGAAGACGCCATTGTGGAGAACCTGCGGAAGAGGTTCATGGACGACTACATTTTT ACCTACATTGGGCCCGTCCTGATTTCCGTCAACCCCTTCAAGCAGCTGCCTTACTTCACTGACCGAGAGATTGACATGTACCAGGGGGCG GCCCAGTACGAAAACCCTCCGCACATCTACGCCCTGGCGGATCAGATGTACCGCAACATGTTGATTGATGGGGAGAACCAGTGCGTCATCATCAG TGGGGAGAGCGGAGCTGGCAAGACGGTGGCGGCCAAATACATTATGGGTTACGTCTCCAAAGTGTCCGGCGGAGGGCCGAGCGTCCAG CATGTGAAAGATATTATCCTCAAATCTAACCCCCTCCTGGAGGCCTTTGGGAACGCAAAGACTGTGCGGAACAACAATTCCAGCCGATTT ggcaaaTATTTTGAGATCCAGTTCAGCCGCGGTGGGGAGCCGGATGGGGGCAAAATCTATAACTTCCTGCTGGAAAAATCCCGCGTGGTCAGCCAGAATTCCGGAGAGAGAAACTTCCACATCTACTACCAG CTGCTGGAGGGAGCCAGCCAGGAGCAACGGGAGAATCTGGGGATCACCAGCCCGGATTACTACTACTACCTCAACCAGTCGGCGGCCTATAAGGTGGACGACATGAATGACCGGCAGGATTTCCAGGAAACTCTG gcagccatgggggtggttggcCTCTCGGAGGAAGAGCAGGCCCTGGTACTCCAGATAGTAGCTGGCATCCTGCACCTTGGCAACATCACTTTCCAGGAGTCAGGCAACTACGCCGTGGTGGAAAGCAGGGATT TCCTGGCCTTCCCCGCCTACCTCCTGGCCATCGACCAGCAGCGCCTGCAGGAGAAACTGACCAGCCGCAAGATGGACGGCAAGTGGGGTGGCCGGCAGGAGGTCATTGACGTCACCCTCAACGTGGAACAGGCCAACTTCACCCGCGATGCTCTTTGCAAGGCCCTCTACGCCCGCCTCTTCGACTTCCTGGTGGAC GCTGTCAACAAAGCCATGGAGAAGCAGCACCAGGAATACAACATCGGCGTCCTTGACATTTACGGCTTCGAAATCTTCCAG AAAAACGGCTTCGAGCAATTCTGCATCAATTTTGTGAACGAAAAACTCCAGCAGATTTTCATCGAGTTGACCCTGAAGGCTGAGCAA GAGGAATACGTCCAGGAGGGAATCCGATGGAGCCCCATTGATTATTTCAACAACAAAGTGGTGTGCGACCTCATCGAGAACAAAGtg aATCCCCCGGGGCTCATGAGCATCTTGGATGACGTCTGCGCCACGATGCACGCCAAAGGCGAGGGGGCCGACCACACCTTGCTCCAGAAGCTCCAGTCGGCACTGGGCACGCACCCCCATTTCAACAGCTGGAACAAGGGCTTCATCATCCACCACTACGCTGGCAAG GTCTCCTACGACGTGGAAGGCTTCTGCGAACGCAACCGGGACGTCCTCTTCCCGGATCTGGTGGAGCTGATGCAGAGCAGTGAGAT CCCCTTCATCCGGGACCTCTTCCCCGAGAGCCTCAGCACCGAGAAGAAGGGCCGGCCCACCACGGCAGGCAGCAAGATCAAG AAACAAGCCAACAGCCTGGTCAGCACCCTGATGAAGTGTAGCCCTCATTACATCCGGTGCATCAAGCCGAACGAAACCAAGAAGTCCCGAGATTGGGAGGAGAGCCG GGTGAAGCACCAGGTGGAATATTTGGGGCTGCAGGAGAATATCCGGGTGCGACGGGCCGGCTACGCTTATCGGCGAGTCTTCCAGAAGTTTCTCCAGAG GTACGCCATCCTGACTCGGGAGACGTGGCCCTGCTGGCGTGGGGACGAGAGGCAGGGCGTGGTGCACCTGATGAGGTCGGTCAACATGGACCCCGACCAGTTCCAGCTGGGACGGACCAAGGTGTTCATCAAAGCCCCCGAATCG CTTTTCCTTCTGGAGGAGATGCGGGAACGGCGCTACGACGGCTTCGCCCGGGTGATCCAGAAGGCCTGGCGCAAACATGTGGCCGTCCGCAGGAACATGCAGATGCGAGACGAAG cctccaaCCTCGTCCTGAACAAGAAGGAACGCCGTCGCAACAGCCTGAACCGTAACTTCATGGGTGATTACATCGGCCTGGATAACCATCCCGAACTCCGCCGTTTCCTCGGCCGCAGGGAGCGGGTGGACTTCGCCGACACCGTCACTAAGTACGACCGTCGCTTCAAG ACCGTCAAACGGGACCTGATCCTCACCCCCAAATTCCTCTACCTGATCGGGCGGGAGAAGGTGAAGCAGGGCGCGGAGAAAGGGGCCATTCGGGAGGTCCTGAAGAGGCAGCTGGAGGTGGAGAGGATCCAGTCCGTCTCCCTCAG caCGCTGCAGGACGATTTCCTCATCTTGCACGAATCCCAGTACGACACCGTGTTGGAATCCGTCTTCAAGACCGAGTTGTTGAGTCTACTCTACAAGCGATACGGAGAAAGGACTCAGAGACAGCTGCCCATCAAATTCAGCAACCA gCTTGAGTTCAAGGTGAAGAAGGACGGCTGGGGGCCCTGGGCAGCGGCTGGCTCCCGACAGATCCAGTTCCAGATCTGCCAGGGGGATCTGGCGCTCCTCCGCACCAACGGCAAAGTGCTGGTGGTCAGCATTGGGCCGGGTCTACCTCGCAACGTCC GCCCAAACCGGAAGGACACCAGGAAAAGCCGATACTCGGCGGGAGGCCCTGCCCTGGGCTGGAATGCCCAGACCAGCACAG GGCCGGCGTGGGGCAGCCACAGCCAGGGTGCCAGGCCTTCCTTCCAGCAGCGTCATTCCATCACCCGCCAGGGCAGCATGgagcagcccagcctgccgcgCCAGGGAGCCAGCCCGCGTGCCCGAGCCTTCCCCGCAGGACCCCTTGACTTGGGCTTCATGAATGTCCCTGACCAAGGGGTGGCTGG CCTTCGGCGCCACCTTAGCAAAGAAGCCAAACCCGTGCCAGGAGGGGGCCGTGCCAAGCCGAAACCTAAACCCAAACCCCATCCGGGCCTTCCCCGGTGCCGGGCTCTCTACGCCTACGACGCCCAGGACACGGATGAGCTCAGCTTCAACGCCAACGACGTCATTGAAATAGTCAAGGAAG ATCCGTCGGGATGGTGGGAAGGCCGCATCCGTGGCAAGGAAGGGCTGTTTCCAGGGAACTACGTGGAGAGGATCTGA